A DNA window from Corynebacterium ciconiae DSM 44920 contains the following coding sequences:
- a CDS encoding PadR family transcriptional regulator → MAESQLRKGAIELVVLGLLEAKPSYGGEVLERLRDEAGLEVSSGTIYPLLARLRKTALVATAWEESPVGPPRKIYKLTTAGRKRLTGLSEEWELLAQAVAIVTGKD, encoded by the coding sequence GTGGCAGAGTCACAGCTGCGTAAGGGGGCGATCGAGTTGGTTGTCCTCGGTCTTCTTGAGGCGAAGCCATCGTATGGCGGTGAGGTTCTTGAGCGGCTTCGTGATGAGGCGGGATTGGAGGTCTCTTCCGGCACGATCTATCCGCTTCTCGCTCGTCTCCGCAAAACTGCGTTGGTGGCTACAGCGTGGGAGGAATCTCCTGTCGGGCCACCTCGCAAAATATACAAACTCACTACCGCTGGGCGGAAGCGCCTCACGGGGCTCTCGGAGGAATGGGAGCTGCTTGCGCAGGCAGTGGCGATAGTGACAGGAAAGGACTGA
- a CDS encoding ATP-binding cassette domain-containing protein: MHISILEIAMPNIDVSHLSFSFSARPLLENVPFTLEDNHRAALVGPNGSGKTTLLRLLRGELTPDSGAVTVGGIQTDSPLCVPEASRTQGTAQDYLDLVLAKPRAMLARFDELAAELADASSSSDFAGEYDQLLTALTSADVWSLESRIEKTLEGLGLKQLVENNLQSPLSTLSPGQVGRLELAGLILVQPPVLILDEPTNHLDASAIDFLTGQVNSWLGPVLIASHDRAFIEDTATVIYDLDIAHWQALVTAEGGNPLPGMYRFAGKYSESLKEKRDAQEKHQALHSAQQHDKRAIRLHRRGSEDIARGGAKLESAEGSARKFFSDRASKTALRRTRNDDQRLKELSMHEVRKPRDYQLKLNLPPIVPGGGLAVSTREAALTGRLQPTTFDLGCGEHLLLTGTNGAGKTTLLRWIASGCPPSSAPHEASGTISVSGRLAIVPQRLPQLGDPYFTEEHWAHGIGELGSGVMHPSLWSTPIQDLSAGNQRRSQIAAATAQQPEILVIDEPTNYLDVAAIEALQAALDAWNGTLIIASHDRWLIEHWQGTRLHLHSAQ, from the coding sequence ATGCACATCAGCATTTTGGAGATCGCTATGCCCAATATCGACGTTTCACATCTATCTTTCTCGTTCTCTGCTCGACCTCTTTTGGAGAACGTCCCTTTCACTCTCGAAGACAATCATCGTGCCGCTTTAGTGGGGCCCAATGGATCTGGGAAAACCACTCTCTTGCGCCTACTACGTGGAGAATTAACTCCCGATTCCGGCGCCGTTACCGTAGGTGGCATCCAGACAGACAGCCCCCTGTGTGTCCCAGAAGCCTCGCGCACTCAAGGCACTGCTCAGGACTATCTGGACTTAGTCTTGGCGAAACCGCGCGCGATGCTCGCCCGATTCGATGAGCTCGCAGCAGAACTTGCCGACGCTTCCTCGTCTTCAGACTTTGCCGGAGAGTATGACCAACTCCTCACTGCTTTGACTTCTGCGGATGTGTGGTCACTTGAGAGCCGCATTGAGAAGACTCTCGAAGGTTTAGGGTTGAAACAGCTTGTCGAGAACAATCTACAAAGTCCGCTGAGCACCCTATCTCCTGGACAGGTGGGACGGCTTGAGCTGGCTGGACTCATCCTTGTTCAGCCTCCCGTTCTTATTTTGGACGAACCTACTAACCACCTCGACGCGTCAGCCATTGACTTCTTGACGGGCCAAGTAAATAGTTGGCTGGGGCCTGTACTCATAGCAAGCCACGATCGTGCTTTCATCGAGGACACGGCCACCGTTATCTACGACCTCGATATTGCCCATTGGCAAGCATTGGTTACGGCGGAAGGTGGCAACCCTCTGCCGGGAATGTATCGCTTTGCTGGGAAATATAGTGAGTCCCTCAAAGAGAAGCGTGACGCACAGGAAAAACATCAAGCGCTTCACTCAGCCCAGCAGCACGACAAGCGAGCTATTCGTTTGCATCGTCGCGGCAGCGAGGATATCGCTCGCGGCGGAGCAAAGTTAGAAAGTGCTGAAGGATCCGCGCGTAAATTCTTTTCGGACCGCGCATCCAAGACCGCCTTAAGGCGAACCCGAAACGATGACCAGCGCCTTAAAGAGTTGAGCATGCACGAGGTGCGCAAACCTCGGGACTACCAGCTAAAGCTCAACCTGCCTCCGATCGTCCCTGGCGGTGGTTTGGCGGTGAGTACACGTGAGGCAGCGCTGACCGGAAGGCTTCAGCCCACTACGTTTGATCTTGGTTGTGGCGAACACCTTTTGCTCACTGGAACCAACGGAGCTGGAAAAACAACCCTCTTACGCTGGATCGCCAGTGGATGCCCACCAAGTTCCGCTCCACACGAGGCGAGCGGCACGATAAGCGTCTCCGGTCGACTCGCCATCGTGCCTCAACGCCTGCCACAGCTAGGCGATCCCTACTTTACCGAGGAGCACTGGGCACATGGCATTGGCGAACTCGGTTCCGGAGTTATGCACCCCTCATTGTGGTCCACTCCGATCCAAGACCTCTCAGCCGGTAACCAACGGCGTAGCCAGATCGCGGCTGCAACCGCACAACAACCCGAAATATTAGTCATCGACGAACCAACCAACTATCTTGACGTGGCCGCCATCGAGGCATTACAAGCAGCTTTGGATGCATGGAACGGCACCCTCATCATCGCCAGCCATGACCGCTGGCTTATCGAGCATTGGCAGGGCACGAGGCTACACCTGCACTCAGCGCAGTAA
- a CDS encoding DNA polymerase III subunit delta', which yields MSSEVFNRLAGATSVAQVLIDAASHPEHMTHAWLLTGPPGSGRSVAAQAFAAALVCETPGGYGCGRCEGCRMVFAGTHPDVYRLVPDGVVIPVAQVRDRIIPLANTAPTHGRWRVIIIEDADRLGSESSNALLKTVEEPPERTVMIFCAPSTDPEDFSVTLRSRCRHLYIPMPSPEAVAELLIREGVTNKRAAHLAAAASSGHIGRARHLATDTQAQKRRARVLQLAELVNHGSSAFQDVAALVKVIEDETDSTLAAHNEREVDELKQSLGMGSRGKGTAAALRGSRGELKELEKQHKRRRTRSTHDALDLALTDLAGLYRDAIIVASAASTSLTHPDFDGLSRDLAQQVGVPGLLRCIDAIAECREMLTFNVRPTVALDAMIGKFRLAYGVEQ from the coding sequence GTGAGCTCCGAAGTATTCAACCGCCTCGCTGGGGCGACGAGTGTGGCGCAGGTGCTTATCGACGCCGCCTCCCACCCCGAGCACATGACCCACGCGTGGCTCCTCACGGGCCCGCCCGGCTCTGGTCGATCCGTGGCCGCACAAGCATTCGCTGCCGCGCTCGTGTGTGAAACCCCCGGCGGCTACGGCTGCGGGCGATGCGAGGGCTGCCGGATGGTGTTCGCGGGCACCCATCCTGACGTGTATCGCTTGGTGCCCGATGGGGTGGTGATCCCAGTGGCACAGGTACGCGACCGCATCATTCCGCTCGCCAACACCGCCCCCACCCATGGGCGGTGGCGCGTCATCATCATCGAGGACGCCGATCGTCTGGGCTCCGAATCCTCCAATGCTTTGTTGAAGACCGTGGAAGAGCCGCCAGAGCGGACGGTCATGATCTTCTGCGCCCCCTCGACCGACCCCGAGGACTTCTCGGTCACGCTGCGTTCACGCTGCCGCCACCTGTACATCCCGATGCCCAGCCCAGAAGCTGTGGCTGAGCTCCTGATCCGCGAAGGAGTGACGAACAAACGTGCCGCGCACTTGGCGGCAGCAGCCTCCAGCGGGCACATCGGACGAGCCCGCCACCTCGCCACCGATACCCAAGCGCAGAAGCGACGCGCGAGAGTGCTGCAGCTCGCTGAGCTCGTCAACCATGGTTCCAGCGCCTTTCAAGACGTAGCAGCTCTGGTGAAAGTGATCGAAGACGAAACCGACAGCACCCTAGCCGCCCACAATGAGCGGGAAGTAGATGAGCTCAAACAATCTCTGGGCATGGGGTCGAGGGGTAAAGGCACCGCTGCGGCACTGCGGGGCAGCAGGGGCGAGCTGAAAGAACTCGAAAAACAGCACAAGCGCCGCCGGACCCGTTCCACCCACGATGCGCTCGATTTGGCGCTCACCGACCTAGCGGGACTGTATAGGGATGCGATTATCGTGGCGAGCGCGGCGTCGACAAGCTTGACGCACCCAGATTTCGATGGACTCTCGCGCGATCTTGCCCAGCAGGTGGGCGTGCCGGGGTTGCTGCGCTGCATTGATGCAATCGCGGAGTGTCGTGAGATGCTCACTTTCAACGTCCGCCCCACGGTGGCGTTGGATGCCATGATCGGGAAATTCCGATTGGCATACGGGGTGGAGCAGTAG
- a CDS encoding adenylate/guanylate cyclase domain-containing protein — translation MTRLARALKWLWGTAWPLYGATVLVSNLLGAVAIMAFIHYLIPLPEGTNFGQSRFDVPSIGIFYVVFAVIVGAIATYYLFKPVLMWQRHPDEHDRNMVRNLVMRIPVYQAIIAGVVWLIGIAILTIVASSVSGRFAAVIFFATLLGGCAVVLLTYFEAQRLVRPVATQALARRFEDSTLEPPVSHRMRLTWLSTTAMPIIGIMLLLMGQSVGYFTDEPADILPAILALCVLALITGLLATTLLIMSVVDPIMELQDAINRVRRGENGVAVDIYDGSEVGVLQAGFNEMMRGLRERQRVRDIFGRYVGTEVASRALEERPTLGGEDRKVAVLFVDVIGSTTFAVHHTPEEVVTVLNEFFEHVVESVHEHRGIINKFQGDAALAVFGAPVSLSDATGAALATARDLQRRLKDSQLECGIGVATGNVVAGHIGGHDRFEYTVIGDAVNQAARLTELAKDTPGKTLTSASTLRDANEAEQARWTVLKSVELRGRQEMTQLARPIRPTLADRS, via the coding sequence ATGACTCGATTGGCACGGGCACTGAAATGGCTCTGGGGAACCGCGTGGCCGCTCTATGGCGCCACCGTCCTTGTGTCTAACCTGCTGGGTGCCGTGGCCATCATGGCGTTCATCCACTACCTCATTCCGCTGCCCGAGGGCACGAACTTTGGGCAGTCGCGTTTCGATGTCCCCTCCATCGGCATCTTCTACGTCGTCTTCGCTGTGATTGTTGGCGCTATCGCCACCTACTACCTGTTCAAACCGGTACTGATGTGGCAGCGCCACCCAGACGAGCATGACCGCAACATGGTGCGCAACCTCGTGATGCGCATTCCCGTGTACCAAGCGATCATCGCTGGGGTGGTGTGGCTGATTGGGATTGCGATTCTCACCATCGTGGCCAGCAGTGTCTCTGGGCGCTTCGCCGCAGTGATCTTCTTCGCCACGCTTCTCGGCGGCTGCGCCGTGGTGCTTCTCACCTACTTTGAGGCGCAGCGTCTCGTGCGCCCTGTAGCCACCCAGGCGCTTGCTCGGCGCTTCGAGGACTCCACTCTCGAGCCACCCGTCTCACACCGCATGCGGCTGACATGGCTGTCCACCACCGCCATGCCGATCATCGGCATCATGCTGCTACTCATGGGGCAATCGGTGGGCTACTTCACCGATGAGCCGGCTGACATTCTCCCCGCCATTCTGGCGCTGTGCGTACTCGCGCTCATCACGGGGCTCCTCGCCACCACCTTGCTGATTATGAGCGTGGTGGATCCGATTATGGAGCTTCAAGACGCCATCAATCGCGTGCGTCGGGGCGAAAACGGCGTAGCCGTGGACATCTACGATGGCTCCGAGGTGGGTGTGCTGCAGGCAGGCTTCAACGAGATGATGCGCGGATTGCGCGAACGCCAACGAGTGCGCGACATCTTCGGTCGCTATGTGGGCACAGAGGTCGCCAGCCGCGCCCTCGAAGAGCGCCCCACCCTCGGCGGCGAAGACCGCAAGGTGGCGGTGCTTTTCGTGGACGTCATCGGCTCCACCACCTTCGCCGTGCACCACACCCCCGAGGAAGTAGTTACCGTGCTCAACGAGTTCTTCGAGCACGTGGTGGAATCCGTGCATGAGCACCGCGGCATCATCAACAAGTTCCAAGGCGATGCCGCCCTTGCAGTCTTCGGGGCGCCGGTTTCGCTTTCCGACGCCACCGGCGCCGCCCTAGCCACCGCGCGTGATCTGCAGCGCCGGCTCAAAGACAGCCAGCTGGAATGCGGGATTGGCGTCGCCACCGGCAACGTGGTGGCCGGCCACATCGGCGGGCACGACCGCTTCGAGTACACCGTGATCGGCGATGCGGTCAATCAGGCCGCCCGTCTCACCGAGCTCGCCAAGGACACCCCGGGCAAGACTCTCACCTCGGCATCGACGCTGCGCGACGCCAACGAGGCCGAGCAAGCCCGGTGGACCGTGCTGAAATCCGTGGAACTGCGCGGGCGCCAGGAAATGACCCAGCTCGCCCGCCCGATCCGCCCCACCTTGGCGGACCGCTCCTAG
- a CDS encoding NUDIX hydrolase produces the protein MAADVVRVSAVVIRDEQGRVLTVRKRGTSRFMQPGGKPELGEDPVETGIRELEEEIGLVLAPEELTPLGRLEAPAANEAGWVVSADVFVCTRTLSAEQAAEITPAAEIEEVLWMDPQRVSDYGVDCAPLMVTEIFPRLTA, from the coding sequence ATGGCTGCAGATGTGGTGCGGGTAAGCGCAGTAGTGATTCGGGATGAGCAGGGCCGTGTGCTGACCGTGCGGAAGCGCGGAACCTCTCGGTTCATGCAGCCCGGCGGAAAGCCCGAGCTGGGTGAGGACCCAGTAGAGACGGGAATCCGCGAGCTCGAGGAAGAGATCGGGCTGGTTCTTGCTCCTGAAGAGCTCACGCCGCTGGGCCGACTAGAGGCCCCCGCCGCCAATGAGGCGGGCTGGGTGGTCTCGGCCGATGTGTTTGTGTGCACGCGCACGCTCAGCGCCGAGCAGGCCGCGGAGATTACACCCGCCGCAGAGATCGAGGAAGTGCTGTGGATGGATCCGCAGCGCGTCTCCGACTACGGGGTGGACTGCGCCCCGCTCATGGTCACGGAGATTTTCCCGCGGCTGACGGCCTAG
- the topA gene encoding type I DNA topoisomerase: MAEGTKRLVIVESATKARKIQPYLGDDYIVEASVGHIRDLPRGAADIPAKYKKESWARLGVDVNNEFAPLYLVSPDKKKKVADLKKKLKQVDELYLATDPDREGEAIAWHLLEVLKPKIPVRRMVFNEITKPAIVAAAENTRELDMNLVDAQETRRILDRLYGYEISPVLWKKVMPRLSAGRVQSVATRVIVERERERMSFVSAEYWDLVAEVAAQNAKADEPRDFQAKLTGVDGKRIAQGRDFNDDGVLRKPDDVVVIDKSAAEALEEGLKGQPLRVSAVEEKPYTRKPYPPFMTSTLQQEAGRKLHYTSERTMRIAQRLYENGHITYMRTDSTTLSRAGQEAARVQARELYGESYVPSSPRQYSRKVKNSQEAHEAIRPAGESFATPTSLSGQLDAEEFKLYELIWQRTVASQMADAKGTSMKVSIAGTAQLSSGEQEVEFSATGRSITFPGFLKAYVETSRLADGRNVADNAEKRLPRLSAGDDLLTKDVHAESHATNPPARYTEASLVKKMEDLGIGRPSTYASIIKTIQDRGYVFPRGNALVPSWVAFAVVGLMESNFSALVDYDFTSSMEDELDDIAVGNEDGHHWLSDFYFGNKAASKNTAESIARSGGLKSLIDDNLESIDARSVNSLKLFDDEQGRAIVVRVGRYGPYLERVVGTQSDGSPEYQRANLPDSTTPDEITLDAAEKLFATPQGGRELGRNPENGRMVVAKEGRYGPYVTELVTEDEESHILDVAETIIAEERAAEDAERAKEGKRAKNWETKTAAKQKEKRIREIIDERLKPGTASLFSSMEPATVTLEEALKLLSLPREVGVDPADGELITAQNGRYGPYLKKGNDSRSLGDEEQIFTVTLEQARRIYAEPKRRGRAAAKPPLKQLGDNDVSGKPMSVKDGRFGPYVTDGTTNASLRKGDTPETMTDARACELLSERRAKEAENPSASKSAKKSRKKASKKASKKASKKSSKKSVKRTTKNVVKAGSRRRSAQ; encoded by the coding sequence GTGGCTGAAGGAACGAAGCGCCTAGTGATTGTCGAGTCGGCGACCAAGGCGAGGAAGATCCAGCCGTATTTGGGCGATGACTACATCGTCGAAGCATCGGTGGGGCACATTCGTGACCTCCCGCGCGGTGCTGCGGACATTCCCGCGAAATACAAGAAGGAGTCGTGGGCCCGGCTGGGCGTGGACGTGAACAATGAGTTCGCGCCGCTCTACTTGGTGAGCCCCGATAAGAAGAAAAAGGTCGCGGATCTCAAGAAGAAGCTGAAGCAAGTAGACGAGCTCTACCTGGCTACAGACCCCGACCGTGAGGGCGAGGCCATCGCGTGGCACCTGCTCGAGGTGCTTAAACCGAAGATTCCGGTGCGGCGCATGGTGTTCAACGAGATCACCAAGCCCGCCATTGTGGCGGCCGCGGAAAACACCCGTGAGCTGGATATGAACTTGGTGGATGCTCAGGAGACGCGCCGCATCTTGGATCGGCTCTACGGCTATGAGATCTCCCCAGTGCTGTGGAAGAAAGTAATGCCGCGGCTATCCGCAGGGCGCGTCCAGTCCGTGGCCACTCGCGTGATCGTGGAACGCGAGCGGGAGCGCATGTCCTTCGTTTCCGCCGAGTACTGGGACTTGGTGGCCGAGGTGGCCGCGCAGAACGCCAAGGCTGATGAGCCCCGAGATTTTCAGGCGAAGCTCACCGGCGTGGACGGTAAGCGCATCGCCCAGGGCCGTGACTTCAATGATGATGGCGTGCTGCGTAAGCCGGATGATGTGGTGGTGATTGATAAATCCGCCGCTGAGGCACTCGAAGAGGGCCTGAAGGGTCAGCCTCTGCGGGTGAGCGCGGTGGAGGAAAAGCCCTATACTCGTAAGCCCTATCCGCCGTTTATGACCTCCACGCTGCAGCAGGAGGCCGGCCGCAAGCTGCATTACACCTCGGAGCGGACGATGCGCATCGCGCAGCGCCTCTACGAAAACGGTCACATCACTTATATGCGTACCGACTCCACCACGCTCTCCCGTGCGGGCCAGGAGGCGGCGCGGGTGCAGGCGCGTGAGCTGTACGGCGAGAGCTACGTGCCCTCTAGCCCGCGGCAGTATTCGCGAAAGGTGAAAAACTCCCAGGAGGCGCACGAGGCGATTCGGCCGGCGGGTGAGTCTTTCGCTACGCCTACGTCGCTATCTGGCCAGTTGGATGCCGAGGAGTTCAAGCTCTATGAGCTGATTTGGCAGCGCACCGTGGCCTCCCAGATGGCGGATGCCAAGGGGACCTCGATGAAGGTGAGTATCGCCGGTACTGCCCAGTTGTCCTCCGGTGAGCAGGAGGTGGAGTTCTCCGCCACGGGGCGTTCGATTACGTTCCCCGGTTTCTTGAAGGCGTATGTGGAAACCTCCCGCTTGGCTGATGGTCGCAACGTGGCTGATAACGCCGAGAAGCGTTTGCCGCGCTTGAGCGCGGGCGATGACTTGCTGACGAAGGATGTGCATGCGGAAAGCCATGCTACGAATCCTCCGGCACGCTACACCGAGGCAAGCTTGGTGAAGAAGATGGAGGATCTCGGTATCGGCCGTCCGTCCACGTACGCCTCGATTATCAAGACCATTCAGGATCGCGGTTATGTGTTCCCTCGCGGCAATGCCCTGGTTCCCTCGTGGGTGGCGTTTGCCGTGGTGGGTTTGATGGAGTCGAACTTCTCGGCATTGGTGGATTATGACTTCACCTCGTCGATGGAAGACGAGCTAGACGATATTGCGGTGGGCAATGAAGATGGCCACCATTGGCTCAGCGATTTCTATTTTGGAAACAAGGCCGCTTCGAAGAACACGGCTGAGTCGATCGCTCGGTCCGGTGGGCTGAAATCGCTTATCGACGACAACCTCGAAAGCATTGATGCTCGGTCCGTCAATTCCCTGAAGCTCTTCGACGACGAGCAGGGACGCGCCATTGTGGTGCGCGTGGGCCGCTACGGCCCTTACTTGGAGCGCGTGGTGGGCACCCAATCCGATGGCAGCCCCGAGTATCAGCGGGCCAACCTGCCGGATTCCACCACCCCAGACGAGATCACGCTCGATGCTGCGGAGAAGCTTTTTGCCACCCCGCAGGGCGGCCGAGAGCTGGGCCGTAACCCAGAGAATGGCCGCATGGTGGTGGCCAAGGAGGGCCGTTATGGCCCCTATGTGACGGAGCTGGTGACTGAGGACGAGGAGAGCCACATCCTCGATGTCGCGGAAACGATCATCGCCGAGGAACGCGCAGCCGAGGACGCTGAGCGTGCCAAGGAGGGTAAGCGCGCCAAGAATTGGGAGACCAAGACTGCGGCGAAGCAGAAGGAAAAGCGTATCCGCGAGATTATCGATGAGCGGCTCAAGCCCGGCACTGCCTCGCTGTTTAGCTCGATGGAACCGGCAACGGTCACCCTCGAGGAGGCCTTGAAGCTGCTGTCGCTGCCTCGCGAGGTGGGCGTGGACCCAGCGGATGGGGAGCTGATTACCGCCCAGAATGGCCGCTATGGCCCGTATCTGAAGAAGGGCAATGATTCCCGTTCTTTGGGTGATGAGGAGCAGATCTTCACCGTCACCCTTGAGCAGGCTCGACGCATCTATGCCGAGCCGAAGCGCCGGGGGCGGGCCGCCGCCAAGCCGCCGTTGAAGCAACTGGGTGATAATGACGTCTCGGGTAAGCCGATGTCGGTGAAGGATGGCCGCTTTGGCCCCTACGTCACCGATGGCACCACCAATGCCTCGCTGCGTAAGGGGGACACTCCCGAGACGATGACGGATGCCCGGGCCTGCGAGCTGCTGTCTGAACGACGCGCAAAGGAGGCGGAGAATCCCTCGGCCTCGAAGTCGGCGAAGAAATCGCGTAAAAAGGCGAGCAAAAAGGCCAGCAAAAAAGCTAGCAAGAAGTCCAGCAAGAAGTCGGTGAAGCGCACCACGAAGAACGTGGTGAAGGCGGGGTCGAGGAGGCGTTCGGCACAGTAA
- a CDS encoding cold-shock protein — MAQGTVKWFNAEKGFGFIAPEDGSEDVFVHYSEIQGGGFRTLEENQKVEFEIGEGAKGPQAQAVTAL; from the coding sequence ATGGCACAGGGAACTGTGAAATGGTTCAACGCGGAAAAGGGCTTTGGTTTCATCGCTCCTGAGGACGGCTCCGAAGACGTCTTCGTCCACTACTCCGAGATTCAGGGCGGCGGCTTCCGCACCCTCGAGGAGAACCAAAAGGTTGAGTTCGAGATCGGCGAGGGCGCCAAGGGTCCGCAGGCACAGGCTGTGACTGCTCTCTAA
- a CDS encoding DEAD/DEAH box helicase — protein MSRFGAELTNVISTALPTATPTFIGTRPSRLATHRDWPDWVLPELRTYLEAEGITRPYAHQVECAESVYSGRDTIISTGTSSGKSLGYLLPILTTLAADDRTCALYITPTKALGNDQLHTVSQLCSTLSALDDVAPHPYDGDTPIDARRPIRDASRFVFTTPDMLHASILAAHGSWTRLLRNLRYVVIDEAHVYRGLFGAHVALVLRRLRRLCAHYGGHPTFVLASATSRDPAAHASRLIDVPDFDITSVDHDTAPAGEQTIMLLEPSLIDSEEDQPPQRRAASTEAADVMALLLAEGARTLTFVRSRHSAETVALRCAEQLIHAGHRDYARRIASYRAGYTREDRRALERALDEDDLLGVATTNALELGIDIGGIDAVVSAGFPGTVASMWQQAGRAGRRGQGSLYVLVARSDPMDTYLIRHPEALLERPLEEHVFDPTNPYVVSEHVLCAAAEKPLSIADVDSLGATAVVDELVATRLLRHRNGHYYPADLRHADTIHSQVALRGTEGGEVLIVDATDGRLLGTVDPARAQAQVFPGAVYLHQGASFVVDELDVEENLALVHPEQPPYSTFSRTSTTLRILSAPEEDALVNYSPGLWVANVEVEVTKQVTGYVKRYTNGQPLEEIPLEMPPQVLRTRAVSYTLDPAILDQLRVSAAEAPGALHAAEHAAIGILPLFATCDRWDIGGVSTVEHPDTGLPTVFVYDGHEGGAGFADTGFRRFPEWINATFEAVRSCPCAEGCPSCVQSPKCGNGNHPLDKDAAIAVLGALASMTGAA, from the coding sequence ATGTCTCGTTTCGGTGCGGAACTCACCAACGTCATCAGCACTGCGCTGCCCACCGCCACGCCGACATTCATTGGCACCCGACCGAGCCGTCTCGCCACCCACCGCGACTGGCCCGACTGGGTCCTCCCCGAGCTGCGCACCTACCTAGAAGCCGAAGGCATCACCCGCCCCTACGCTCACCAGGTGGAGTGCGCCGAATCGGTATATTCCGGCCGCGACACGATCATCTCCACCGGCACATCCTCCGGAAAATCCCTCGGCTATCTGCTGCCCATTCTCACCACCCTCGCCGCCGATGATCGCACCTGCGCGCTGTATATCACCCCCACCAAGGCCCTGGGCAATGACCAGCTCCACACCGTGTCCCAACTGTGTTCCACCTTGTCTGCGCTTGACGACGTCGCCCCGCACCCCTACGACGGCGACACCCCCATCGACGCCCGCCGGCCAATCCGCGACGCCTCTCGCTTCGTGTTCACCACCCCGGACATGCTGCACGCCTCCATCTTGGCCGCCCACGGTTCCTGGACTCGACTGTTGCGCAATCTCCGCTATGTGGTGATCGACGAAGCTCATGTCTACCGCGGGCTGTTTGGCGCCCATGTAGCTCTCGTGCTGCGGCGTCTGCGTCGGCTGTGTGCCCACTACGGCGGGCACCCCACCTTTGTGCTTGCCTCGGCTACCTCCCGTGACCCCGCGGCGCACGCCAGCAGGCTCATCGATGTGCCCGACTTCGATATCACCAGCGTGGATCACGACACGGCCCCAGCGGGTGAGCAAACCATCATGCTGCTCGAGCCCTCTCTCATTGACAGCGAGGAGGACCAACCGCCCCAGCGGCGCGCCGCCAGCACCGAGGCGGCCGATGTGATGGCCCTGCTGCTCGCAGAAGGGGCGCGCACGTTGACATTTGTGCGTTCTCGCCACAGCGCTGAAACTGTGGCGCTGCGCTGTGCCGAACAACTCATTCACGCCGGACACCGCGACTATGCACGGCGCATCGCCAGCTACCGAGCCGGCTACACCCGCGAAGATCGCCGCGCCCTCGAACGGGCTCTAGACGAGGACGACCTGCTCGGGGTAGCCACCACCAATGCCCTCGAGCTGGGTATCGATATCGGTGGTATTGATGCCGTGGTTTCTGCTGGTTTCCCAGGAACAGTGGCCTCCATGTGGCAGCAAGCTGGCCGAGCCGGCCGTCGCGGCCAAGGCTCACTGTATGTGTTGGTGGCCCGCAGCGACCCGATGGACACCTATCTCATTCGCCACCCCGAGGCGCTTCTCGAACGCCCCCTCGAAGAGCATGTGTTCGATCCCACGAACCCGTATGTGGTGAGCGAACACGTACTCTGCGCCGCCGCAGAAAAGCCCTTGAGCATCGCCGATGTGGATTCCCTCGGTGCCACCGCCGTGGTGGACGAGCTCGTGGCCACTCGGCTTCTGCGGCACCGAAACGGGCACTACTATCCCGCCGATCTCCGGCACGCGGACACCATCCACAGCCAGGTGGCACTGCGCGGCACCGAAGGCGGAGAGGTTCTGATCGTGGATGCCACCGATGGCCGTCTGCTGGGCACCGTGGACCCGGCGCGCGCCCAAGCCCAGGTGTTTCCCGGCGCGGTGTATCTGCATCAGGGTGCCAGCTTTGTGGTGGATGAGTTGGATGTGGAGGAGAATCTCGCCCTCGTCCACCCCGAGCAGCCGCCCTATTCCACCTTTTCGCGCACGTCCACCACGCTGCGGATCCTGTCTGCCCCCGAGGAGGACGCATTGGTGAATTACTCGCCTGGATTGTGGGTGGCGAATGTGGAGGTGGAGGTGACCAAACAGGTCACCGGCTACGTCAAGCGCTACACCAATGGCCAGCCGCTGGAGGAGATCCCGCTGGAGATGCCGCCGCAGGTGTTACGCACCCGTGCGGTGTCTTATACCCTTGATCCCGCGATCCTCGATCAACTGCGCGTTTCTGCCGCTGAGGCGCCCGGCGCATTGCACGCGGCAGAGCATGCCGCGATCGGCATCCTGCCCCTGTTTGCCACCTGCGATCGCTGGGATATCGGCGGGGTGTCCACGGTGGAGCATCCGGACACAGGGTTGCCGACGGTGTTTGTCTACGACGGCCACGAGGGCGGGGCAGGTTTCGCTGACACTGGCTTCCGCCGTTTCCCCGAGTGGATCAACGCCACTTTTGAGGCTGTGCGTTCCTGCCCCTGCGCCGAGGGGTGCCCTTCGTGTGTGCAGTCACCCAAGTGCGGCAACGGCAACCACCCTTTGGATAAGGATGCAGCCATCGCCGTACTGGGGGCATTGGCGAGCATGACTGGGGCCGCCTAG